In Bacillus sp. KH172YL63, one genomic interval encodes:
- the argS gene encoding arginine--tRNA ligase, which yields MDMKSIVADMLKSQALSEWNENDLYDLLETPKHTHLGDLAFPCFQLAKTLRKAPAAIATDLAGKLSSPLITKVEAVGPYVNIYFDGAKVGKKVVSDILAVGKDYGTHQFGKDKTIVLDMSSPNIAKPFSMGHLRSTVIGNSIATIGEKCGYSTEKINYIGDWGTQFGKLIVAYKKWGDPEKVKSNPIGELFVLYKKFHEEAANDPSLDDEGRKAFKLLEDGDEEVTELWKWFKEESLEAFKDIYSLLGVEFDSYNGEAFFNDKMEEVVTMLEEAGLLETSQGAQVVRMDEENMPPCLIKKTDGATLYATRDLASALYRQRQYAFDEALYIVGQEQTIHFKQVISVLKKLGFDWAGEMKHIPFGLYLKDGKKMSTRKGRVILLQEVLHEAIKIAEDNIKQKNPDLKNADTVARDVGVGAIIFHDVKNDRLNDIEFSLEHMLTFEGETGPYIQYTYARTQSLLKKAGNLSPMAFEGLEDAESWEVIKQLRLFPEIIERAWQHYAPSVIAKYLIDTSQSFNRYYGKTKIIAEDGQQSSRLALVHAVGIVLAEGLRLLGMKSPVEM from the coding sequence ATGGATATGAAGTCGATTGTCGCAGACATGTTAAAGTCACAGGCCCTTAGTGAATGGAATGAAAATGATCTCTATGATTTATTGGAAACGCCAAAGCACACGCACCTTGGAGACTTGGCCTTCCCTTGTTTCCAGTTGGCCAAAACGCTCAGAAAAGCACCGGCTGCGATTGCCACTGATCTGGCAGGGAAGCTTTCGTCGCCATTGATCACCAAAGTAGAAGCAGTCGGTCCTTATGTAAACATTTACTTTGATGGGGCCAAAGTCGGGAAGAAAGTGGTTTCTGATATCCTTGCAGTCGGTAAAGACTATGGTACCCATCAGTTCGGTAAGGATAAAACGATCGTCCTTGATATGTCGTCACCAAATATCGCGAAACCTTTCTCCATGGGTCATCTACGCTCGACCGTCATCGGGAATTCCATTGCCACCATTGGGGAGAAATGCGGGTACTCGACAGAAAAGATCAATTATATCGGCGATTGGGGCACCCAATTCGGGAAATTGATCGTTGCCTACAAAAAGTGGGGAGATCCTGAGAAGGTGAAAAGCAATCCTATCGGGGAGCTGTTCGTGCTGTATAAGAAATTCCATGAAGAAGCAGCAAACGACCCTTCCCTCGACGATGAAGGAAGAAAAGCGTTCAAGCTCCTTGAAGATGGGGATGAAGAGGTGACGGAGCTGTGGAAATGGTTCAAGGAAGAATCCCTTGAAGCCTTTAAAGATATTTACTCACTACTCGGGGTTGAATTCGATTCTTATAACGGGGAAGCATTTTTCAACGACAAGATGGAGGAAGTCGTGACGATGCTGGAGGAGGCCGGTCTCCTTGAAACTTCCCAAGGTGCACAGGTGGTCCGCATGGATGAAGAGAACATGCCGCCTTGCCTGATCAAAAAGACCGACGGCGCAACCCTTTATGCCACGAGAGACCTGGCATCGGCCCTCTATCGACAGCGCCAGTATGCGTTCGATGAAGCACTGTATATTGTCGGGCAGGAGCAGACCATCCATTTCAAGCAGGTGATCTCCGTGCTGAAGAAGCTGGGCTTCGACTGGGCGGGTGAGATGAAACATATTCCGTTCGGCCTTTATTTGAAAGACGGCAAGAAAATGTCCACCCGTAAAGGACGTGTCATCCTTCTTCAAGAAGTGCTGCATGAAGCCATTAAGATTGCAGAGGACAATATCAAACAGAAAAATCCTGACCTAAAAAATGCTGACACAGTAGCGAGAGACGTCGGTGTCGGCGCCATCATCTTCCATGATGTGAAGAACGATCGCCTGAACGATATTGAATTTTCTTTGGAACATATGCTGACGTTCGAAGGGGAAACCGGTCCTTACATTCAATATACGTACGCAAGAACACAGTCCCTCCTGAAAAAAGCGGGAAATCTTTCCCCAATGGCATTCGAAGGACTTGAGGACGCTGAAAGCTGGGAAGTCATCAAACAGCTGAGATTATTCCCGGAAATCATTGAAAGAGCCTGGCAGCACTACGCACCGTCTGTCATCGCCAAGTACCTGATCGATACATCACAGAGCTTCAATCGTTACTACGGTAAAACAAAGATCATTGCAGAAGACGGACAGCAGTCCTCCCGTCTGGCACTCGTCCATGCGGTTGGAATCGTTCTCGCAGAAGGCCTGCGCCTACTGGGAATGAAATCTCCTGTGGAGATGTAG
- a CDS encoding FtsW/RodA/SpoVE family cell cycle protein, with product METRQRFADKIDWGLLFLLMLFFIVSAMGISSAQTSGQYGTNFVIRQAFWYVVGGIIIGAALFLDSDQYRRLAWYIYGAGIFLLVLLLVSPESIAPHRNGAKSWFMLGPLGSIQPSEFMKTFLILALARIITNHHELNPNKTIQTDFQLLIKIGLTTLVPLAFIMQQPDLGTSLVILAIMTGIILVSGITWKLIVPIYASIGVIGAGILSLVIWAPEILEKYLNVKPYQFGRIYAWLDPYNYAKLEGFHLINSLNAIGSGQIFGKGYSDREVYIPENHTDFIFSVIGEEYGFIGASVVISLYFLLIYHLTKTALDTKEPFNAYVCAGIISMITFHVFQNIGMTIQLLPITGIPLPFISYGGSSLMGNMLALGLVFSMRFHHKTYMFSSEDS from the coding sequence ATGGAAACTCGCCAGCGATTTGCTGATAAGATCGATTGGGGTCTTCTCTTTTTATTAATGTTGTTTTTCATCGTCAGTGCCATGGGAATAAGCAGTGCCCAGACATCCGGTCAGTACGGGACGAACTTTGTCATCCGGCAGGCGTTCTGGTATGTGGTGGGAGGAATCATCATCGGGGCCGCGCTTTTCCTGGATTCGGACCAGTACAGGCGACTCGCTTGGTACATATACGGCGCAGGGATTTTCCTGCTCGTGCTGCTGTTGGTTTCACCGGAAAGTATCGCACCTCACAGAAACGGAGCGAAAAGCTGGTTCATGCTCGGCCCGCTCGGTTCCATCCAGCCGTCTGAGTTCATGAAGACCTTCCTCATCCTGGCGTTGGCCCGGATCATTACGAATCATCACGAGCTCAATCCGAACAAAACGATACAGACAGATTTTCAATTATTGATTAAAATCGGACTTACAACCCTTGTTCCACTTGCCTTTATCATGCAGCAGCCGGACTTGGGGACCTCCCTTGTCATATTGGCAATCATGACGGGGATCATCCTTGTGTCAGGCATCACGTGGAAATTGATTGTGCCGATTTACGCTTCCATCGGTGTGATCGGGGCCGGCATCCTTTCACTCGTGATCTGGGCACCGGAAATATTGGAAAAATACTTAAATGTGAAACCTTATCAATTCGGCCGTATTTATGCCTGGCTCGATCCGTATAACTACGCGAAGCTTGAAGGTTTTCACTTGATCAACTCCCTTAATGCCATCGGCTCAGGCCAGATTTTCGGTAAAGGGTACAGCGACCGGGAAGTATATATCCCGGAAAACCATACAGACTTCATTTTCAGTGTGATAGGGGAGGAATACGGGTTCATCGGGGCAAGCGTCGTGATCAGCCTTTACTTCCTCTTGATCTATCATTTAACCAAGACAGCCCTGGATACGAAGGAACCTTTCAATGCCTATGTGTGTGCGGGGATCATCAGCATGATTACCTTCCACGTGTTCCAGAATATCGGCATGACGATCCAGCTGTTACCGATCACCGGGATCCCCCTGCCGTTCATCAGCTACGGGGGAAGTTCACTCATGGGGAATATGCTCGCACTTGGACTTGTGTTCAGTATGAGGTTTCACCATAAAACGTATATGTTTTCTTCAGAAGATTCTTGA
- the sfsA gene encoding DNA/RNA nuclease SfsA produces the protein MQLEFHDTLVKAVFLERLNRFVLECELPTGSKEKVHLPDPGRLKDILVSGGPIWIKESTDPKRKTRWSAVMAYDASSDIYVSLNTHYPNLLVTEALQQELIEELNEWRFERAEYKVGRSRFDFLLTHKQNDQKLLLEVKSVTMEENGMGKFPDAVTARGARHVEELTHLQIEGKYQTAVLFIAQRTDLHGITSAPEIDPHFASVMEEANKKGVRFFARSCTVTPERITLNGALPVYTERD, from the coding sequence GTGCAACTGGAATTTCACGATACCCTCGTCAAGGCTGTATTCCTCGAACGGCTGAACCGGTTTGTATTGGAATGTGAACTCCCCACAGGTTCAAAGGAAAAGGTCCACCTGCCTGACCCGGGCCGACTAAAGGATATCCTTGTATCAGGGGGGCCAATCTGGATAAAGGAATCCACCGATCCAAAAAGAAAAACAAGATGGTCCGCCGTCATGGCATACGATGCCTCATCCGACATTTACGTCTCCTTGAATACACACTACCCAAACCTGCTCGTAACAGAGGCACTGCAGCAGGAATTGATCGAGGAGCTCAACGAATGGCGGTTCGAACGTGCCGAATACAAGGTGGGCCGCTCACGATTCGACTTCCTGCTCACCCATAAACAAAATGATCAAAAACTCCTACTGGAAGTGAAGAGCGTCACGATGGAAGAGAACGGAATGGGTAAATTTCCTGATGCCGTCACGGCAAGGGGCGCCCGTCATGTAGAAGAATTGACACATTTGCAAATCGAAGGTAAGTATCAAACGGCTGTATTGTTTATTGCCCAGCGCACCGATCTTCACGGCATCACCTCCGCCCCGGAAATCGATCCCCACTTCGCTTCTGTCATGGAAGAAGCGAATAAAAAGGGTGTCCGGTTCTTCGCCAGAAGCTGCACAGTCACACCGGAACGAATAACCTTGAACGGAGCGCTGCCGGTTTATACTGAAAGGGATTGA